One window of Myxococcus xanthus genomic DNA carries:
- a CDS encoding AAA family ATPase: protein MKPGLRIDALRVLGFGRFSGLTRDLGPGLHLLYGPNEAGKSTLLAFLRSMLFGFEKRGQPERYEPAHGGAFGGELTLTTHAGPLLVRRIASRRSSEGELSVRDAEGKELSKESLESALAHVSRELFFDVFAFRLDELAGFERLTEQRGASEALVAASMRGARRLPEVMDQLRKRIEKIYKPNGVTPSLNVTLKALEDVQVRLRQEGDRPARYFAEKERLGALVEEQRTLEAALLETGTGLERLTRLEAALGDVAALAQARAELATLPALETFPEAGESRLEDGLHRRRSYRAEGARLAERLATVEAGLERLSAPSGVRGREEALSQALAAYTEGAALLRALPSRRAALAEKQRQVELALRELGLPVDGPGLLALDLSVSVRVTLEELALRLGAAEVAHREAEGAWARAVSERERLDGALARVDAELSTLPEERASRIRQQQAGLGRLRTVRAEVERLSEQRAELHRQFESVRTQGEPQATAAVLPTWWVPAVAAVVVALAVTAWLLAGNVVGALCLVGGLLLTGVLELARRRVETARDADVEAQRARQRWRQQEEERLRAALMGLSAREELLHRELLSAASEAGLNLVATAADMAAREAVLADALERAGRREQLERERETLHAEHTAARREEHRASEAVGEAESRQEQLGTELTALLSERHFPPTLAASAALTLWRDAAALRQRLLDVGAEEAALTVDAQVCALVTSRLWAEAVVAELIPGATEARELDAGVMEPLASRVAAALEAERAQSLERRTLEERRHELRAEKARLDGLCHDEEAALATLLAEGGSPDEETFRRRAAQARRYVELTGRTRELSHRIEARTGLSETLARQALIDVGGEQGLRVELESLRDRQAEAQDRLKAVLTERGALSHQLEQWENDDALAKLRIVEESLRARAAELAKQYAADRLTLALLARARRRFEEEQQPRVVQLASEHFATLTQGRYQRVFIPTGEERELRVGDGQRDWSAAQLSRGTREQLYLAFRLAVVRDFGETRGALPLIVDDVLVNFDPERARGAIHLLAKLSEHQQVIAFTCHPWLRDAFAAEGARVQALDASTSEPPAPVSVLKTG from the coding sequence ATGAAGCCGGGGCTGCGCATCGACGCGCTGCGCGTGCTCGGCTTCGGCCGCTTCTCCGGCCTCACGCGCGACCTGGGGCCGGGACTGCACCTGCTGTACGGCCCCAACGAGGCGGGGAAGAGCACGCTGCTGGCCTTCCTGCGCAGCATGCTGTTCGGCTTCGAGAAGCGCGGGCAACCGGAGCGCTACGAGCCGGCCCACGGCGGCGCGTTCGGCGGCGAGCTGACGTTGACCACCCACGCGGGACCGCTGCTGGTGCGCCGCATCGCGAGCCGGCGCTCGTCGGAGGGCGAGCTGTCGGTGCGCGACGCGGAGGGGAAGGAGCTCTCGAAGGAGTCGCTGGAGAGCGCGCTGGCCCACGTGTCGCGCGAGCTGTTCTTCGACGTGTTCGCCTTCCGCCTGGATGAGCTGGCCGGCTTCGAGCGGCTCACCGAACAGCGAGGCGCCTCCGAGGCCCTGGTGGCCGCCAGCATGCGCGGCGCGCGCCGACTGCCGGAGGTCATGGACCAACTCCGCAAGCGCATCGAGAAAATCTACAAGCCGAACGGCGTGACTCCCTCGCTGAACGTGACGCTGAAGGCCCTGGAGGACGTCCAGGTCCGGCTGCGACAGGAGGGAGACCGGCCCGCGCGCTACTTCGCGGAGAAGGAGCGGCTGGGCGCGCTGGTGGAGGAGCAACGGACGCTCGAAGCGGCGCTGCTGGAGACGGGGACCGGACTGGAGCGGCTGACGCGACTGGAGGCGGCGCTCGGGGACGTGGCGGCGCTGGCACAGGCGCGCGCCGAGCTGGCGACGCTGCCCGCGCTGGAGACCTTCCCCGAGGCAGGTGAGTCGCGGCTCGAGGACGGCCTGCACCGGCGTCGGAGCTATCGCGCGGAAGGCGCTCGGCTGGCGGAGCGGCTGGCCACGGTGGAAGCCGGGCTGGAGCGGCTGTCCGCGCCGTCGGGCGTCCGGGGTCGCGAAGAGGCGCTGAGCCAGGCCCTTGCGGCATACACCGAGGGCGCCGCGCTGCTGCGCGCCCTGCCCTCCCGCCGGGCCGCCCTGGCGGAGAAGCAGCGGCAGGTGGAGCTGGCCTTGCGCGAGCTGGGCCTGCCCGTGGATGGGCCCGGCCTGCTCGCGCTGGACTTGAGCGTAAGCGTCCGCGTGACGCTGGAGGAACTGGCGCTCCGGCTGGGAGCGGCCGAGGTCGCGCATCGCGAGGCGGAGGGCGCATGGGCCCGCGCCGTCTCGGAGCGTGAGCGGCTGGATGGCGCGCTGGCGCGGGTGGACGCCGAGCTGTCGACGCTGCCGGAGGAACGGGCGTCGCGAATTCGCCAGCAACAGGCGGGGCTGGGACGGCTGCGCACCGTACGCGCGGAGGTGGAGCGCCTGTCGGAGCAGCGGGCCGAGCTGCACCGGCAATTCGAGAGCGTCCGCACCCAGGGCGAGCCGCAGGCGACGGCGGCGGTGCTTCCCACATGGTGGGTGCCGGCGGTCGCCGCGGTGGTGGTGGCGCTCGCGGTGACGGCGTGGCTGCTGGCGGGCAATGTGGTGGGCGCGCTGTGCCTCGTGGGCGGCTTGCTGCTGACGGGCGTGCTGGAGCTGGCCCGGCGCCGTGTGGAGACGGCGCGCGACGCGGACGTGGAGGCACAACGCGCGCGCCAGCGCTGGCGGCAGCAGGAAGAGGAGCGGCTGCGCGCGGCCTTGATGGGTCTGTCCGCGCGAGAGGAACTGCTGCACCGTGAGCTACTGTCCGCGGCGTCCGAGGCCGGACTCAACCTGGTCGCGACGGCGGCGGACATGGCGGCGCGGGAAGCCGTGCTGGCGGATGCGCTGGAGCGAGCGGGACGGCGGGAGCAGCTCGAGCGGGAGCGGGAGACGCTGCACGCCGAGCACACCGCCGCGCGACGCGAGGAGCACCGCGCGAGTGAGGCGGTGGGCGAGGCGGAGTCGCGGCAGGAACAGTTGGGCACAGAGCTGACGGCCCTGCTGTCCGAGCGGCACTTCCCTCCCACGTTGGCCGCGTCCGCGGCACTGACGCTGTGGCGTGACGCGGCGGCGCTCCGTCAGCGACTCCTGGACGTAGGCGCGGAGGAAGCCGCGCTCACGGTGGACGCGCAAGTCTGCGCCCTGGTGACGTCGCGGCTGTGGGCGGAGGCCGTGGTGGCGGAACTCATCCCGGGCGCGACGGAGGCCCGTGAATTGGACGCCGGTGTCATGGAGCCCCTGGCGTCGCGGGTGGCGGCGGCGCTGGAAGCGGAGCGCGCGCAGAGCCTGGAGCGCAGGACGCTGGAAGAGCGGCGGCACGAACTGCGAGCGGAGAAAGCGCGACTGGACGGGCTGTGCCACGACGAAGAAGCGGCGTTGGCGACGCTGCTGGCCGAAGGTGGCAGCCCCGACGAGGAGACCTTCCGCCGCCGCGCCGCGCAGGCACGCCGCTACGTGGAACTGACGGGCCGGACGCGGGAGCTGTCACACCGCATCGAGGCGCGCACGGGCCTGTCGGAGACGCTCGCGCGGCAGGCGCTCATCGACGTGGGCGGCGAGCAGGGCCTGCGCGTGGAGCTGGAATCCCTGCGCGACCGACAGGCGGAGGCCCAGGACCGGCTGAAGGCGGTGCTCACGGAGCGCGGCGCACTCAGCCACCAGTTGGAGCAGTGGGAGAACGACGACGCGCTGGCGAAACTCCGCATCGTCGAGGAGTCCCTGCGCGCACGGGCCGCCGAGCTGGCGAAGCAGTACGCGGCGGACCGGCTGACCCTGGCACTGCTGGCGCGGGCGCGCCGCCGCTTCGAAGAGGAGCAGCAGCCGCGGGTGGTGCAGCTCGCCTCGGAGCACTTCGCCACGCTCACCCAGGGCCGCTACCAGCGCGTCTTCATCCCCACGGGAGAGGAGCGCGAGCTGCGCGTGGGTGATGGTCAGCGTGACTGGAGCGCGGCGCAACTCTCCCGAGGGACGCGTGAGCAGCTCTACCTCGCGTTCCGGCTGGCGGTGGTGCGTGACTTCGGCGAGACGCGCGGGGCGCTGCCGCTCATCGTCGACGACGTGTTGGTGAACTTCGACCCGGAGCGGGCGCGAGGCGCCATCCACCTGCTGGCGAAGCTCTCCGAGCACCAGCAGGTCATCGCCTTCACCTGCCATCCCTGGCTGCGAGACGCCTTCGCCGCCGAGGGCGCGCGGGTGCAAGCGCTGGACGCTTCCACGAGCGAACCGCCCGCGCCCGTGTCCGTGCTGAAGACGGGCTAG
- a CDS encoding lysophospholipid acyltransferase family protein, with the protein MARNRVIGMRHEADRRRATPPSTSPPAASLWHTARAIRLLFSIVFWAFLMLSSAVLFVGAVLVWLVTLPFDRDGRVLHLYSCFWAQLYFYVNPLWHLEVDGREHLPWRGPAVLVSNHESLGDILVLFGLYRPFKWVSKASNFKLPLIGWNMRLNRYVPLVRGDRASITKMLADCEYWLSRGVPILMFPEGTRSSDGVVKPFKDGAFALALKQRCPVIPVVLTGTARTLPKHGLVLETTARCHVQVMPPVDPSAFTDVASLREHVRNLIVSEKARIEALTPGA; encoded by the coding sequence ATGGCGCGGAACAGGGTCATCGGCATGCGCCACGAAGCAGACCGGCGCCGCGCGACACCTCCAAGTACAAGCCCACCTGCCGCGAGCCTGTGGCACACTGCGCGCGCCATTCGACTCCTCTTCTCCATCGTCTTCTGGGCGTTCCTGATGCTCTCCAGCGCCGTGCTCTTCGTGGGCGCCGTGCTGGTCTGGCTCGTCACGTTGCCGTTCGACCGCGACGGGCGCGTCCTGCACCTGTATTCGTGCTTCTGGGCGCAGCTCTACTTCTACGTCAACCCGCTCTGGCACCTGGAGGTCGACGGCCGCGAACACCTGCCCTGGCGGGGCCCGGCCGTGCTCGTGTCCAACCACGAGTCGCTCGGCGACATCCTGGTCCTCTTCGGCCTCTACCGCCCCTTCAAGTGGGTCTCCAAGGCGTCGAACTTCAAGCTGCCGCTCATCGGCTGGAACATGCGGCTCAACCGCTATGTCCCCCTGGTGCGCGGTGACAGGGCGAGCATCACGAAGATGCTGGCCGACTGCGAATACTGGCTGTCTCGCGGCGTGCCCATCCTCATGTTCCCCGAAGGCACGCGCTCCTCCGACGGCGTCGTGAAGCCCTTCAAGGACGGCGCCTTCGCGTTGGCCTTGAAGCAGCGCTGCCCCGTCATCCCCGTGGTCCTCACCGGCACCGCGCGCACCCTGCCCAAGCACGGCCTGGTGCTGGAGACCACCGCCCGCTGCCACGTCCAGGTCATGCCCCCCGTCGACCCCAGCGCCTTCACCGACGTGGCCTCCCTGCGTGAGCACGTCCGGAATCTCATCGTCTCGGAAAAGGCGCGCATCGAGGCGCTGACGCCCGGCGCCTGA
- a CDS encoding carboxypeptidase-like regulatory domain-containing protein, with product MRKQPVVMVALGGLALALAVALVHAQDDSSARPPPPTAQHGPSLRKLDAPTPPPKGNHSLRGRVLDPWRRPVAGIQVSATREMPGESLSALPCDTRAPDLSLSSGDCIGVPEEQVRGLVEVGHGGAPVVAQAVTSAEGTFRLEGLPEGTVALWGIGEHHATLALDVSTGAQDVTLVLAPGLFLPGRVIVESGASLPGARVTLFHQEHSRFFDARTGADGRFAFGPLPPGDYTVVATSDGLLTDSLQNVEMEDLNPIVLHLPRRLSGRVLAQDTPVAGAEVHVAYTSSVTVTDDQGRFSFEPLSPGDYEVRAEHQGAYGFAMVTLTEEDGDADTTVHLGTLIYLEGTVRDESGRPIPEAQVGAGAARGRAPPVDYATTMADGRFRLGPLRREPYIFNVLASGYLGTLRDEVAAPGLRLDFTLARAHLIRGTVIDAQGTPVPDVDIDLDRESLPDTETDLQRVDATTSDEHGRFELAVPHPRRYEIVFISQGHLEARVTADAPGPELRVVMEATARVEGTVTSAQGLPVHHMAIHLEDDSDTGNSHTVESDEEGRFSITGVLPGTYRLHAGTNTHPATRAASRTVTVHGSEVVNASLRLETGAPVSGIVVDERGRPVANATVEGQSLSGRRSDLPPSVTTSDDEGHFTLHHLAEGECSLRAAKGRYVLEATEPRAPGASHPAVLAQSGARNVRLVLRSQGNVHGRVVRANGTPITRFTINQEPFRDPEGSFRFDAPVVGTQRLTFEAPGLTRAVREVQVPAAEDLDLGQVRLEAGRNVRGRVVDAATSKPIEDAIVEVHLPGEGGAFEEVTALAVDVSQRDGTFAFPLLEARPLDVLVQTNQGHPILRHRIGTGDETLELQVYPGAQVEGTLNDRDGKPAEAIVQLVAEDRDYSASVDEGLGAFQARNVPAGTYTLSASMGQNAEGRSVAFLPQRVKVPPMGKVTFAFTEATGGGTMRLGIRMPPVKPDVGIYKALLSGTLPPTVSGRELRTRARFGDIRASTKSLEGVLVYEQLPAGAYTFIVLLEEGKPARFTVHREELFLAEGETLERDVQVTPRPLP from the coding sequence ATGCGCAAACAGCCGGTGGTGATGGTCGCGCTCGGTGGACTCGCACTGGCGCTGGCCGTGGCGCTCGTCCATGCCCAGGACGACTCGAGTGCTCGACCACCGCCACCCACCGCGCAGCACGGTCCATCGCTTCGAAAGCTCGACGCCCCCACACCCCCGCCGAAAGGCAACCACTCGCTCCGTGGCCGCGTGCTCGACCCGTGGCGCCGCCCCGTCGCGGGCATCCAGGTCTCCGCCACGCGCGAGATGCCCGGCGAGTCCCTGTCCGCACTTCCCTGTGACACACGCGCGCCGGACCTGTCGCTGTCCTCCGGCGACTGCATTGGAGTGCCCGAGGAGCAGGTGCGGGGCCTCGTCGAGGTGGGCCACGGCGGCGCGCCCGTGGTGGCCCAGGCCGTCACGTCGGCGGAAGGAACGTTCCGTCTCGAAGGCCTGCCCGAGGGCACGGTGGCGCTCTGGGGCATCGGCGAGCATCACGCCACGCTGGCGCTCGACGTCAGCACCGGCGCGCAGGACGTGACGCTCGTCCTCGCCCCGGGCCTCTTCCTTCCCGGCCGCGTCATCGTCGAATCCGGCGCATCGCTGCCCGGAGCCCGCGTGACGCTCTTCCACCAGGAGCACTCCCGCTTCTTCGATGCCAGGACTGGCGCGGATGGCCGCTTCGCCTTCGGTCCGCTTCCACCGGGCGACTACACCGTCGTCGCCACCAGCGACGGCCTGCTGACAGACTCCCTTCAAAACGTGGAGATGGAGGACCTGAATCCCATCGTCCTCCACCTCCCCCGGCGGCTGTCCGGGCGCGTGCTTGCCCAGGACACGCCCGTAGCCGGCGCGGAAGTCCACGTGGCGTACACGTCGTCCGTCACAGTGACGGACGACCAGGGCCGCTTCTCCTTCGAGCCACTCTCTCCAGGTGATTACGAGGTGCGCGCGGAGCACCAGGGCGCGTACGGCTTCGCCATGGTGACGCTCACCGAGGAAGACGGGGACGCGGACACCACCGTGCACCTGGGCACGCTCATCTATCTGGAAGGCACCGTTCGCGACGAGTCCGGGCGCCCCATCCCTGAAGCCCAGGTGGGCGCTGGCGCGGCCAGGGGGCGGGCCCCTCCCGTGGACTACGCCACCACGATGGCGGACGGCCGGTTCCGGCTGGGCCCGCTGCGGCGGGAGCCCTACATCTTCAACGTCCTCGCCTCCGGCTATCTGGGCACGCTGCGCGACGAAGTCGCCGCGCCTGGACTGCGTCTGGACTTCACCCTCGCGCGCGCCCACCTCATCCGAGGCACCGTCATCGACGCCCAGGGAACCCCGGTGCCCGATGTGGACATCGACCTGGACAGGGAGTCGCTACCCGACACCGAGACAGACCTCCAGCGCGTGGACGCCACCACGTCGGACGAGCACGGCCGCTTCGAGCTCGCGGTCCCCCATCCAAGGCGCTACGAAATCGTCTTCATCAGCCAGGGCCATCTGGAGGCGCGGGTGACAGCGGACGCGCCGGGCCCCGAGCTCCGCGTGGTGATGGAGGCGACCGCCCGCGTGGAGGGCACCGTCACGAGCGCCCAGGGCCTCCCCGTCCACCACATGGCGATTCACCTCGAGGATGACAGCGACACCGGGAACTCCCACACCGTTGAGAGTGACGAGGAGGGGCGCTTCTCCATCACCGGCGTGCTCCCGGGCACGTACCGCCTGCATGCGGGGACGAACACCCACCCGGCCACCCGAGCGGCGTCGCGTACCGTCACCGTGCACGGTTCGGAGGTCGTGAATGCCTCGCTGCGGCTGGAGACCGGAGCGCCGGTGTCCGGCATCGTCGTGGACGAGCGCGGGCGCCCGGTGGCGAACGCCACGGTAGAGGGGCAATCCCTGTCGGGCCGGCGCAGCGACCTCCCCCCCAGCGTCACCACCAGCGACGACGAGGGCCACTTCACCCTGCACCACCTGGCGGAAGGTGAGTGCTCGCTGCGCGCGGCGAAGGGCCGGTATGTGCTCGAGGCCACCGAGCCTCGTGCTCCCGGCGCCTCACATCCCGCGGTCCTCGCGCAGTCGGGAGCTCGCAACGTGCGGCTGGTGCTGCGAAGCCAGGGAAACGTCCATGGCCGCGTGGTGCGCGCGAATGGCACCCCCATCACCCGCTTCACCATCAACCAGGAGCCCTTCCGGGACCCCGAGGGGAGCTTCAGGTTCGACGCCCCCGTCGTGGGGACACAGCGGCTGACCTTCGAGGCCCCCGGGCTGACGCGCGCCGTGCGCGAGGTGCAGGTTCCCGCGGCCGAGGACCTGGACCTGGGGCAGGTGCGGCTGGAGGCTGGGCGCAACGTCCGCGGCCGAGTGGTGGACGCGGCGACGTCGAAGCCCATCGAGGACGCCATCGTCGAGGTCCATCTGCCGGGTGAAGGCGGCGCGTTCGAGGAAGTCACCGCGCTGGCCGTGGACGTCTCCCAACGGGATGGCACTTTCGCCTTCCCACTGCTGGAAGCGCGCCCGCTGGACGTGCTGGTCCAGACGAACCAGGGGCACCCCATCCTGCGCCATCGGATTGGCACGGGTGACGAAACCCTGGAGTTGCAGGTGTATCCGGGCGCACAGGTGGAAGGCACCCTGAATGACCGCGACGGAAAGCCCGCGGAAGCCATCGTGCAGCTCGTCGCCGAAGACAGGGACTACTCCGCCTCGGTGGATGAGGGGCTGGGGGCATTCCAGGCCCGGAACGTCCCGGCGGGCACCTACACGCTGTCGGCTTCCATGGGACAGAACGCGGAAGGCCGCAGCGTGGCCTTCCTTCCGCAGCGCGTGAAGGTTCCGCCCATGGGAAAGGTGACGTTCGCCTTCACGGAAGCCACCGGTGGCGGCACGATGCGACTCGGCATCCGGATGCCTCCGGTCAAGCCGGACGTGGGGATCTACAAGGCGTTGCTGTCGGGCACGCTGCCACCGACCGTATCCGGCCGGGAGCTGCGCACGCGGGCCCGCTTCGGAGACATCCGAGCGTCCACGAAGAGCCTGGAGGGCGTGTTGGTGTACGAGCAGCTCCCGGCTGGGGCGTACACGTTCATCGTCCTGCTGGAAGAGGGGAAGCCCGCCCGATTCACCGTCCACCGGGAGGAGCTCTTCCTCGCGGAGGGGGAGACGCTGGAGCGGGACGTCCAGGTGACGCCACGGCCCCTGCCCTGA
- a CDS encoding phospholipid scramblase-related protein has product MSDKRPLADTTELELDWRGRAPRKPEAPSSAALEPLSEVEVPSGAGKGLPGDPRHMSIELRQSVQGMMETPALRMRQMREGLEIFFGAQTRNRYEVCDDTGRVALYVEEEARGFGAMLRRTFSPFYKARMECMTLGGIVALVVERPWSILLTKADILAWDGRLMARIQQRFTLLGRHLDIVTPGGAVIATVKGPLFRPWTFRIFQNDVEIAVVRKRWSGFLQESFSAADTFTLDFQPQCTDFRLRQLVLAVALLVDLTYFENNSPRAALGPGLDLFDALMFWKK; this is encoded by the coding sequence ATGAGCGACAAGCGCCCCCTGGCGGACACGACCGAGTTGGAGCTGGACTGGCGTGGCCGCGCCCCCCGCAAGCCGGAGGCGCCCTCCAGCGCGGCCTTGGAACCGCTTTCCGAGGTCGAGGTGCCGTCCGGCGCGGGCAAGGGGCTCCCGGGCGACCCGCGCCACATGAGCATCGAGTTGCGCCAGTCGGTGCAGGGGATGATGGAGACGCCCGCGCTGCGCATGCGGCAGATGCGCGAGGGGCTGGAGATTTTCTTCGGCGCCCAGACGCGCAACCGCTACGAGGTGTGCGACGACACGGGGCGCGTCGCGCTCTACGTGGAGGAGGAGGCCCGTGGCTTCGGCGCCATGCTCCGGCGGACCTTCTCGCCCTTCTACAAGGCCCGGATGGAGTGCATGACGCTGGGCGGCATCGTGGCGCTCGTGGTGGAGCGTCCCTGGAGCATCCTCCTCACGAAGGCGGACATCCTGGCCTGGGACGGCCGGCTGATGGCGCGCATCCAGCAGCGCTTCACCCTGTTGGGACGCCACCTGGACATCGTCACGCCCGGCGGCGCCGTCATCGCCACCGTGAAGGGCCCGCTCTTCAGACCCTGGACCTTCCGTATCTTCCAGAATGACGTGGAAATAGCCGTGGTCCGCAAGCGCTGGAGTGGCTTCCTCCAGGAGAGCTTCTCCGCCGCGGACACCTTCACCCTCGACTTCCAGCCCCAGTGCACCGACTTCCGGCTGCGGCAGTTGGTGCTGGCCGTCGCCCTGCTCGTCGACCTGACGTACTTCGAGAACAACAGCCCCCGCGCCGCCCTGGGCCCGGGGCTGGACCTGTTCGACGCGTTGATGTTCTGGAAGAAGTAG
- a CDS encoding JmjC domain-containing protein, producing the protein MLLDELLNGFPRERFLQEHYLRRPFTGASAAERLQRLGTWETIDFLVEETACDVLLARQGVPYPGDRPTTAKAARELFAQGYTLALRQPDLHHPDLAQLARAFSAELHGRINLHIYCTPAGHHGFGWHCDPEEVFILQTAGRKDYLLRENTLHPVPLPESVPSGSLAAQEKTPVETHSLSAGDFIYIPGGHWHMAQATEEALSISIGLMPPTLLDLLDGVRAALASSPVWRRRMPSLGRASSLDDPSKLALLRTLLSELGGEVQRQLADPGYPLRFLAQTARFYLRSTGIRGNGR; encoded by the coding sequence ATGCTGCTCGATGAACTGCTGAATGGCTTTCCGCGGGAGCGCTTCCTCCAGGAGCACTACCTGCGGCGTCCCTTCACCGGCGCTTCCGCCGCGGAGCGCCTCCAGCGCCTGGGGACGTGGGAGACCATCGACTTCCTCGTCGAGGAGACGGCCTGCGACGTGCTGCTCGCGCGCCAGGGCGTACCCTACCCGGGAGACAGGCCCACGACGGCGAAGGCGGCGCGGGAGCTGTTCGCGCAGGGCTACACGCTCGCGCTGCGGCAGCCGGACCTGCACCACCCGGACCTGGCCCAACTGGCGCGCGCCTTCAGCGCGGAGCTGCACGGCCGCATCAACCTGCACATCTACTGCACGCCCGCGGGGCACCACGGCTTCGGCTGGCACTGCGACCCGGAGGAGGTGTTCATCCTCCAGACGGCGGGCCGCAAGGACTACCTGCTGCGGGAGAACACGCTCCACCCCGTACCCCTGCCGGAGTCCGTACCCAGCGGCTCCCTGGCGGCGCAGGAGAAGACGCCCGTCGAGACGCACTCGCTGAGCGCCGGGGACTTCATCTACATCCCGGGCGGGCACTGGCACATGGCGCAGGCAACCGAGGAGGCGCTGTCCATCTCCATCGGCCTGATGCCGCCCACGCTCCTGGACCTCCTCGACGGGGTGAGGGCCGCGCTGGCCAGCAGCCCGGTGTGGCGGCGGCGGATGCCCTCGCTGGGGCGTGCCTCCTCACTGGACGACCCGAGCAAACTGGCGCTGCTGCGGACGCTGTTGTCGGAGCTGGGCGGTGAAGTCCAGCGCCAGCTCGCCGACCCCGGCTACCCCCTGCGCTTCCTCGCGCAGACGGCCCGGTTCTATCTGCGCTCCACGGGAATCCGGGGCAACGGGCGCTGA